A genomic stretch from Flavobacterium humidisoli includes:
- the glmM gene encoding phosphoglucosamine mutase, whose translation MTLIKSISGIRGTIGGKVGDNLTPVDAVKFASAYGTFLKNNIAKDKLTVVIGRDARISGPMIHNLVVNTLIGLGIDVIDLGLSTTPTVEVAVPLEKADGGIILTASHNPKQWNALKLLNAKGEFLSGADGAKILEIAEAEAFDFSDVDSLGEVISNDAYMDIHIDEVLNLPLVDIEAVKEAKFKVVVDGVNSSGGIIIPKLLKLMGVEVVELYCEPNGHFPHNPEPLKEHLTDISELVVKEKADFGIVVDPDVDRLAFISEDGEMFGEEYTLVACADYVLSKTPGNTVSNMSSSRALRDVTKAHGGSYEASAVGEVNVVELMKKNNAIIGGEGNGGIIYPELHYGRDSLVGVALFLTHLANKKMPVSALRASYPEYYMSKNKIELTPQIDVDAILSQMTEKYKNEDISTIDGVKIDFATEWVHLRKSNTEPIIRIYTEAPSQDAADKLALRIIDEIKVIAGI comes from the coding sequence ATGACTCTAATAAAATCTATTTCTGGAATCCGTGGGACGATCGGAGGAAAAGTGGGAGATAATCTAACTCCTGTTGATGCAGTGAAATTTGCTTCGGCTTACGGAACTTTCTTAAAAAATAATATTGCTAAAGATAAATTGACTGTTGTAATTGGCCGTGATGCGAGAATTTCTGGACCAATGATTCATAATTTAGTAGTGAATACTTTAATTGGTTTAGGAATAGATGTTATAGATCTTGGACTTTCTACAACACCAACCGTTGAAGTGGCTGTTCCTTTGGAAAAAGCTGACGGAGGAATTATCTTAACGGCATCGCACAATCCAAAACAATGGAATGCTTTAAAATTATTAAATGCAAAAGGAGAATTTTTAAGTGGCGCTGACGGTGCAAAAATTCTTGAAATTGCTGAAGCTGAAGCTTTCGACTTTTCTGATGTAGATAGTTTAGGCGAAGTTATTTCTAATGATGCGTATATGGATATTCATATAGATGAAGTTTTAAACTTGCCATTGGTTGATATCGAAGCGGTTAAAGAAGCTAAATTTAAAGTGGTTGTGGATGGTGTAAATTCGTCTGGAGGAATTATCATTCCGAAACTTTTAAAATTAATGGGCGTTGAAGTTGTAGAATTATACTGCGAACCAAACGGACATTTTCCTCATAACCCGGAGCCATTAAAAGAACATTTAACTGATATTTCTGAGCTTGTTGTAAAAGAAAAAGCTGATTTTGGTATCGTAGTAGATCCAGATGTTGATCGTTTGGCTTTTATTAGCGAAGACGGAGAAATGTTTGGTGAAGAATATACGTTGGTGGCTTGTGCAGATTATGTTTTGAGCAAAACTCCAGGAAATACCGTTTCTAATATGTCATCTTCTCGTGCCTTGAGAGATGTAACTAAAGCGCACGGCGGAAGCTATGAAGCAAGTGCAGTAGGAGAGGTGAATGTAGTAGAATTAATGAAGAAAAACAACGCAATAATTGGTGGCGAAGGCAACGGAGGAATTATCTATCCTGAATTGCACTACGGAAGAGATAGTCTGGTGGGAGTTGCATTGTTTTTAACGCATTTGGCGAACAAAAAAATGCCAGTTTCTGCTTTGAGAGCTTCTTATCCAGAATACTATATGAGTAAAAATAAAATCGAATTGACACCACAGATTGATGTTGATGCGATTCTATCTCAAATGACAGAGAAATACAAAAATGAAGATATTTCGACAATTGATGGTGTAAAAATTGATTTTGCGACAGAATGGGTTCATTTAAGAAAATCAAACACAGAACCGATTATTCGTATTTATACTGAAGCGCCTTCTCAAGATGCTGCAGACAAATTAGCACTTCGAATTATTGATGAAATTAAAGTAATTGCTGGAATCTAA